In Deinococcus maricopensis DSM 21211, one genomic interval encodes:
- a CDS encoding roadblock/LC7 domain-containing protein yields the protein MPNAVFSYVAESLSGVVSERAADTMLRSALRDFRLSPDNVTASEMQRVLVGPLLDQLSAVMPRERARSELRRLSGQLQQQHPKAPTLFDVPAQLQWDDLTRGDTAESEDTVDFSSDDFSTDDFEFEDPELAFVAPSARLYALGTASGQDDLLADLARQPGVQGVILCTRAGQVVKARAPRGAQQLGAVVAATALLFQGRAFRIMCADLGEQTVCMRPIGEYFVALLAGGQVNMGRLIAELQQIREAA from the coding sequence ATGCCGAACGCCGTTTTCAGCTACGTTGCGGAGTCGCTTTCGGGGGTGGTGTCGGAGCGCGCCGCCGACACCATGCTCCGTTCGGCCCTGCGGGACTTCCGCCTCTCCCCCGACAACGTGACCGCCAGTGAGATGCAGCGCGTGCTGGTCGGCCCGCTGCTGGATCAGCTGTCGGCCGTGATGCCGCGCGAACGCGCCCGCTCGGAACTGCGGCGGCTGTCCGGCCAGCTTCAACAACAACACCCGAAAGCGCCCACGTTGTTCGACGTGCCCGCGCAGCTTCAGTGGGACGACCTGACGCGCGGCGACACCGCAGAGAGTGAGGACACCGTGGATTTCAGCAGTGACGATTTCAGTACGGACGATTTCGAATTTGAGGACCCCGAGCTGGCCTTCGTGGCCCCCAGCGCGCGCCTGTACGCGCTCGGCACCGCCAGCGGGCAGGATGACCTGCTCGCGGACCTGGCGCGGCAGCCGGGCGTGCAGGGCGTGATCCTGTGCACGCGCGCCGGCCAGGTCGTGAAGGCGCGCGCGCCGCGCGGCGCGCAGCAGCTCGGCGCGGTCGTGGCCGCCACGGCGCTGCTGTTCCAGGGCCGCGCGTTCCGCATCATGTGCGCGGACCTGGGGGAGCAGACGGTGTGCATGCGCCCGATCGGGGAGTACTTCGTGGCCCTGCTCGCGGGCGGTCAGGTGAACATGGGCCGCCTGATCGCGGAGCTGCAGCAGATCCGGGAGGCCGCGTGA
- a CDS encoding glycine C-acetyltransferase, whose protein sequence is MTTLHARLNDELTRLRSAGLHITPRVLDAPQRARTRVDGVDVVNLASNNYLGFADHPYLKERAEAYLRTWGAGAGAVRTIAGTLKIHEDFEAQLAQFKHTGSALVLQSGFTTNQGVLGSLLQEGDLVISDELNHASIIDGLRLAKATKKIFKHKDMADLRRVLQENPTDGLKLVVTDGVFSMDGDIAPLDQIVAIAREFGAVTYVDDAHGSGVLGAQGRGTVHHFGFEHADDVIQVGTLSKAWGVVGGYAAGDANLRDVLINKARPFLFSTGHPPAVVGALSAALDLVQQDESFMTRLWENTRYFKAELQRLGFDTFGSETPITPVIFGEASAAFEASRRLLQEGVFAVGLGFPTVPRDLARIRNIVTAEHTREDLDHALGAYERVGRALGVVGG, encoded by the coding sequence ATGACCACCCTCCACGCGCGCCTGAACGACGAACTCACCCGCCTGCGCAGCGCGGGCCTGCACATCACCCCCCGCGTCCTCGACGCGCCGCAGCGCGCCCGCACCCGCGTGGACGGCGTGGACGTCGTCAACCTCGCCAGCAACAACTACCTCGGCTTCGCCGACCACCCCTACCTCAAGGAACGCGCCGAAGCCTACCTGCGCACCTGGGGCGCCGGGGCGGGCGCCGTGCGCACCATCGCCGGCACCCTCAAGATCCACGAGGACTTCGAGGCGCAGCTCGCGCAGTTCAAGCACACCGGCAGCGCCCTCGTGCTGCAGAGCGGCTTCACCACCAACCAGGGCGTGCTCGGCAGCCTGCTGCAGGAAGGTGACCTCGTCATCAGCGACGAACTCAACCACGCCAGCATCATTGACGGCCTGCGCCTCGCCAAGGCCACCAAGAAGATCTTCAAGCACAAGGACATGGCCGACCTGCGCCGCGTCCTGCAGGAAAACCCCACCGACGGCCTCAAACTTGTCGTCACGGACGGCGTGTTCAGCATGGACGGCGACATCGCCCCCCTCGACCAGATCGTCGCCATCGCCCGTGAGTTCGGCGCGGTCACGTACGTCGACGACGCGCACGGCAGCGGCGTGCTCGGCGCGCAGGGGCGCGGCACCGTTCACCACTTCGGCTTCGAGCACGCCGACGACGTCATTCAGGTCGGCACGCTCAGCAAGGCCTGGGGCGTCGTCGGCGGGTACGCCGCCGGGGACGCGAACCTGCGCGACGTGCTCATCAACAAGGCCCGCCCGTTCCTGTTCAGCACCGGCCACCCGCCCGCCGTGGTGGGCGCCCTGAGTGCCGCCCTCGACCTCGTGCAGCAGGACGAGAGCTTCATGACGCGCCTCTGGGAGAACACCCGCTACTTCAAAGCGGAACTGCAGCGCCTCGGCTTCGACACGTTCGGCAGCGAGACGCCCATCACGCCTGTGATCTTCGGCGAGGCGAGCGCCGCGTTCGAGGCGAGCCGCCGCCTGCTGCAGGAAGGCGTGTTCGCCGTGGGCCTCGGGTTCCCCACGGTGCCGCGCGACCTCGCGCGCATCCGCAACATCGTCACCGCGGAGCACACCCGCGAGGACCTCGACCACGCCCTTGGCGCGTACGAGCGCGTTGGCCGGGCCCTCGGCGTCGTCGGCGGGTAA
- a CDS encoding alpha/beta hydrolase family protein, whose amino-acid sequence MRRVLLAALLLTVPALAQTESPLNADALRITSLRARAYPGSALTVERTLSRGGNYTRQVVSYRSDGLKIYALLTVPDGKPPKGGWPAIVFNHGYIPPEVYRTTERYVAYQDAFARAGFVTLKSDYRGHGASQGEARGGYYDPGYTIDVLNALGSLKRDPRVNRTRIGMWGHSMGGHLTLRAMVVDPSIKAGVIWAGVVAPYDLLMNGWTRGPGAEHIPTRLTSRRKLITEQYGTPGSNPTFWNAISPNSYLRDLGGPLQLHQGTADVEVPVTFHRALAQGLQAARKPYEAYGYPGDNHNLSRNLNLALNRSVAFFRKYL is encoded by the coding sequence ATGCGACGCGTTCTCCTCGCTGCCCTGCTGCTCACCGTGCCCGCCCTCGCGCAGACCGAATCGCCCCTCAACGCTGACGCGCTGCGCATCACCAGCCTGCGCGCCCGCGCGTACCCCGGCAGCGCCCTCACCGTCGAGCGGACCCTCTCGCGCGGCGGCAACTACACCCGGCAGGTCGTCAGCTACCGCAGTGACGGCCTGAAAATCTACGCGCTCCTCACTGTACCCGACGGCAAACCCCCCAAGGGCGGCTGGCCCGCCATCGTGTTCAACCACGGGTACATTCCGCCGGAGGTGTACCGCACCACCGAACGGTACGTCGCGTACCAGGACGCGTTCGCCCGCGCGGGGTTCGTGACGCTCAAGAGCGACTACCGCGGGCACGGCGCCTCGCAGGGCGAAGCGCGCGGCGGGTACTACGACCCGGGCTACACCATCGACGTGCTGAACGCGCTCGGCAGCCTCAAACGCGACCCGCGCGTGAACCGCACGCGCATCGGCATGTGGGGCCACAGCATGGGCGGGCACCTCACGCTGCGCGCCATGGTCGTCGACCCGAGCATCAAGGCAGGCGTCATCTGGGCGGGCGTCGTCGCCCCGTACGACCTGCTGATGAACGGCTGGACACGCGGGCCCGGCGCGGAACACATCCCCACGCGCCTCACCAGCCGCCGCAAGCTCATCACCGAGCAGTACGGCACGCCGGGCAGCAACCCGACCTTCTGGAACGCCATCAGCCCGAACAGCTACCTGCGCGACCTCGGCGGCCCGCTCCAGCTCCACCAGGGCACCGCCGACGTCGAGGTGCCCGTCACGTTCCACCGCGCGCTCGCGCAGGGTCTGCAGGCCGCCCGGAAACCGTACGAGGCATACGGGTACCCCGGCGACAACCACAACCTCAGCCGGAACCTGAACCTCGCCCTGAACCGCAGCGTCGCCTTCTTCAGGAAGTACTTGTGA
- a CDS encoding PQQ-binding-like beta-propeller repeat protein: MSRTPALYALPLFSAAPTSELLPAAWLHDAPGDTGPALLGALLAVTRPDAVTGEPITVAFRPDQRHATWTAPGHMDGARCTTLGDLILHADADGHLCARDTHGSEPRRLPGGVMVAAHLPFLYGVDTAPVIVPAARTLTALGADGAPTWTWVASGDLHAVAYAEGVAYATTDAHLSAIDARTGQLLWSRALPGTGHAHLSARGAHVFAARDGGTVQAFTAAGQPLWARAPGGAPLAVLQAGADVVLVAADGSAHLTALDAFTGETRWVFTGETPCTSALLVGGTVYAACGRLHALCAASGRALALSGLFPHLPGHVSTPHLTHDPARQMLIAWASARPSARATAHAS; the protein is encoded by the coding sequence TTGTCCCGCACGCCCGCCCTGTACGCCCTCCCCCTCTTTAGTGCCGCCCCCACTTCCGAACTGCTGCCCGCCGCCTGGCTGCATGACGCCCCCGGTGACACCGGCCCGGCGCTGCTCGGCGCGCTCCTGGCCGTCACCCGTCCGGACGCCGTGACCGGTGAGCCCATCACGGTGGCGTTCCGCCCGGACCAGCGCCACGCCACCTGGACCGCGCCCGGTCATATGGACGGCGCACGCTGCACCACGCTCGGCGACCTCATCCTCCACGCCGACGCGGACGGCCACCTGTGCGCGCGCGACACCCATGGCTCCGAACCGCGCCGCCTGCCCGGCGGCGTTATGGTCGCTGCTCACCTGCCGTTTCTGTACGGCGTGGACACGGCGCCGGTCATCGTGCCCGCCGCGCGCACCCTCACGGCCCTCGGCGCCGACGGCGCGCCCACCTGGACGTGGGTGGCGTCCGGTGACCTGCACGCCGTCGCGTACGCCGAAGGTGTGGCGTACGCCACCACGGACGCCCACCTGAGCGCCATTGACGCCCGCACGGGTCAGCTCCTGTGGAGCCGCGCCCTGCCCGGCACCGGCCACGCGCACCTGAGCGCCCGAGGCGCGCACGTATTCGCCGCGCGGGACGGCGGCACGGTGCAGGCCTTCACGGCCGCCGGGCAGCCGCTTTGGGCCCGCGCGCCGGGCGGCGCGCCCCTCGCGGTGCTGCAAGCCGGCGCGGATGTGGTCCTCGTCGCCGCTGACGGCAGCGCGCACCTGACGGCCCTGGACGCCTTCACGGGCGAGACGCGCTGGGTCTTTACCGGTGAGACGCCGTGCACCTCGGCGCTGCTGGTGGGCGGCACCGTGTACGCGGCGTGCGGCCGCCTGCACGCGCTGTGCGCCGCTTCCGGCCGGGCGCTCGCGCTGTCGGGCCTGTTCCCGCACCTGCCCGGACATGTCAGCACCCCGCACCTCACGCACGACCCAGCACGCCAGATGCTGATCGCGTGGGCGAGTGCGCGTCCGTCCGCGCGCGCAACCGCGCACGCCAGCTGA